The following proteins come from a genomic window of Cronobacter muytjensii ATCC 51329:
- the rcsC gene encoding two-component system sensor histidine kinase RcsC: MKYFVSFRSTLKVSRYLFRALALLLWLLIALFSVFYIVNALHVKESEIRQEFNLSYDQAQRYIQRTSDVMKELKYVAENRLDNIDALLKNGRGQNDPLTAPTFVPLFSDSDCNTLGTSWRGSLQSLSWFLRYWHDNFSAAYDLNRVFLIGSDNLCMADFGLREIPLERDKTLQALHERIVKYRNAPQDERGNSLFWVSQGPRPGVGYFYSLTPVYLANRLQGLLGIEQTIRMENFFTPGSMPMGVTILDENDRPLFALTGPETRLERDGEWEQERAWFGYTSGFKQLILKKSLPPSSLSIVYSVPVDVVLERIRMLILNAVLLNVLVGIVLFTLARMYERRIFIPAENDAQRLEEHEQFNRKIVASAPVGICILRTQDGTNIISNELAHNYLNMLTHEDRQRLTQIICGQQVNFVDVLTSNNTNLQISFVHSRYRNENVAICVLVDVSARVKMEESLQEMAQAAEQASQSKSMFLATVSHELRTPLYGIIGNLDLLQTQELPKGVDRLVTAMHNSSSLLLKIISDILDFSKIESEQLKIEPREFSPREVMSHITANYQPLVVRKQLGLYCFIEPDVPMTLLGDPMRLQQVISNLLSNAIKFTDIGCIILHVGTQGDYLCFRVRDTGVGIPAKEVVRLFDPFFQVGTGVQRNFQGTGLGLAICEKLINMMDGDISVDTEPGMGSQFTIRIPQWQAQLPPKPNVDGLSNKRFWLAVRNASLCEYLQGMLTRNNLRVQNHHGETPDKDDILITDDENCVAWQGRAAILFCRRHIGMPVERSPGVWMHSVAAPHELLTLLGRIYSINVEVPGSEPTLPAAAASAEQNEDMMILVVDDHPINRRLLADQLGTLGYQCRTANDGVDALNVLSKNHIDIVLSDVNMPNMDGYRLTQRIRQLGLTLPVVGVTANALAEEKQRCIESGMDSCLSKPVTLDVLKQTLAVYADRVRKARV; encoded by the coding sequence TTGAAATACTTCGTCTCTTTCCGCTCGACGCTTAAGGTGTCGCGTTATCTTTTCCGGGCGCTGGCGCTGCTGCTCTGGCTGCTTATCGCCCTGTTTTCGGTGTTTTACATCGTAAACGCGCTGCACGTAAAAGAGTCGGAAATTCGTCAGGAATTTAACCTGAGCTACGATCAGGCGCAGCGCTACATTCAGCGCACCTCTGACGTCATGAAAGAGCTGAAGTATGTTGCCGAAAACCGGCTGGATAATATCGACGCGCTGTTGAAAAACGGACGCGGGCAGAACGATCCTCTCACCGCGCCGACGTTTGTGCCGCTGTTTTCCGATTCCGACTGTAATACGCTCGGCACCAGCTGGCGCGGTTCTCTGCAGTCGCTCTCCTGGTTTTTACGCTACTGGCACGACAACTTCTCGGCCGCCTACGATTTAAACCGCGTGTTTCTGATTGGCTCCGATAATCTGTGCATGGCGGATTTTGGCCTGCGTGAAATCCCCCTTGAGCGCGACAAAACGCTACAGGCGCTGCATGAGCGTATCGTGAAATACCGCAACGCGCCGCAGGATGAGCGCGGCAACAGCCTGTTCTGGGTGTCGCAGGGGCCGCGCCCGGGCGTCGGCTATTTCTATTCCCTGACGCCGGTATATCTGGCGAACCGCCTGCAGGGTCTGCTGGGTATCGAACAGACCATCCGCATGGAAAACTTCTTTACGCCCGGCAGCATGCCGATGGGCGTGACAATCCTTGATGAAAATGACCGTCCGCTGTTTGCGCTGACTGGCCCGGAGACGCGTCTTGAGCGCGACGGCGAATGGGAGCAGGAGCGCGCGTGGTTTGGCTATACGTCGGGCTTTAAGCAGCTGATCCTGAAAAAGAGCCTGCCGCCGTCGTCATTAAGCATCGTCTATTCCGTACCGGTTGATGTAGTGCTGGAGCGCATCCGGATGCTTATCCTTAACGCCGTGCTGCTGAACGTGCTGGTGGGGATTGTCCTGTTTACGCTGGCGCGCATGTATGAGCGGCGCATTTTCATCCCGGCGGAAAACGACGCTCAGCGTCTCGAAGAGCATGAGCAGTTCAACCGTAAAATCGTCGCGTCGGCGCCGGTCGGGATCTGTATTCTGCGCACCCAGGACGGCACCAATATTATTTCCAACGAGCTTGCGCATAACTATTTGAATATGCTGACGCACGAGGACCGCCAGCGGCTGACGCAGATTATCTGCGGGCAGCAGGTGAACTTCGTCGACGTGCTCACCAGCAACAATACCAACCTGCAAATCAGCTTCGTCCATTCGCGCTATCGCAATGAAAACGTAGCGATCTGCGTGCTGGTGGATGTCTCGGCGCGCGTCAAAATGGAAGAGTCGCTGCAGGAGATGGCCCAGGCGGCGGAGCAGGCGAGCCAGTCGAAATCGATGTTCCTCGCGACCGTCAGCCACGAGCTGCGCACGCCGCTGTACGGCATTATCGGCAACCTCGATCTGTTGCAGACTCAGGAGCTGCCGAAAGGCGTCGACAGGCTCGTGACTGCAATGCACAACTCCTCCAGCCTGCTGCTGAAGATAATCAGCGATATTCTCGATTTCTCAAAAATCGAGTCGGAGCAGTTGAAAATCGAACCTCGGGAGTTTTCCCCGCGCGAAGTGATGAGCCACATCACCGCCAACTATCAGCCGCTGGTGGTGCGCAAACAGCTCGGGCTGTACTGTTTTATCGAGCCGGACGTGCCCATGACGCTGCTTGGCGACCCAATGCGCCTGCAGCAGGTGATTTCCAACCTGCTCAGCAACGCCATTAAATTTACCGATATCGGCTGCATTATTTTGCATGTCGGCACCCAGGGCGATTACCTCTGCTTCCGCGTGCGCGATACCGGCGTCGGTATTCCGGCGAAAGAAGTGGTGCGTCTGTTCGATCCATTCTTCCAGGTCGGCACTGGCGTGCAGCGCAATTTCCAGGGCACCGGGCTGGGGCTCGCTATCTGCGAAAAACTGATCAACATGATGGATGGCGATATCTCAGTCGACACCGAACCGGGCATGGGCAGTCAGTTTACTATCCGCATTCCGCAGTGGCAGGCGCAGCTGCCGCCGAAACCGAACGTCGACGGGCTTTCTAATAAACGCTTCTGGCTGGCGGTGCGTAACGCGTCGCTCTGCGAATATCTGCAAGGGATGCTGACGCGCAACAATCTGCGCGTTCAGAACCATCACGGTGAAACACCGGACAAAGACGACATTCTGATCACCGACGACGAGAATTGCGTCGCGTGGCAGGGCAGGGCGGCGATCCTCTTCTGCCGCCGCCACATCGGCATGCCGGTAGAGCGCAGCCCTGGCGTCTGGATGCATAGCGTGGCCGCGCCGCATGAGCTGTTGACCCTGCTGGGCCGTATCTACAGCATCAATGTTGAAGTGCCGGGCAGCGAACCGACGCTGCCGGCCGCCGCCGCGAGCGCCGAGCAGAACGAAGATATGATGATTCTGGTGGTGGATGACCATCCGATTAACCGCCGTCTGCTCGCCGATCAGCTTGGTACGCTGGGCTACCAGTGCCGCACCGCCAATGACGGTGTGGACGCGCTCAACGTGCTCAGCAAAAACCATATCGATATCGTTTTAAGCGACGTCAACATGCCGAACATGGATGGCTATCGCCTGACGCAGCGTATTCGCCAGCTGGGCCTGACGCTGCCGGTTGTGGGCGTGACCGCGAATGCGCTGGCGGAAGAGAAACAGCGCTGTATTGAATCGGGAATGGACAGCTGTCTCTCCAAACCGGTAACGCTGGACGTGCTGAAACAGACGCTGGCGGTCTATGCTGACCGGGTGCGCAAGGCGCGCGTATGA
- the rcsB gene encoding response regulator transcription factor RcsB, with translation MNNMNVIIADDHPIVLFGIRKSLEQIEWVNVVGEFEDSTALINNLPKLDAHVLITDLSMPGDKYGDGITLIKYIKRHFPTLSIIVLTMNNNPAILSAVLDLDIEGIVLKQGAPTDLPKALAALQKGKKFTPESVSRLLEKISAGGYGDKRLSPKESEVLRLFAEGFLVTEIAKKLNRSIKTISSQKKSAMMKLGVDNDIALLNYLSSVSLTPADKE, from the coding sequence ATGAACAATATGAACGTAATTATTGCCGATGACCATCCGATTGTTCTGTTCGGCATTCGCAAATCTCTTGAACAAATCGAGTGGGTGAATGTTGTCGGTGAGTTCGAAGATTCCACAGCATTAATTAACAATTTGCCGAAGTTAGACGCGCACGTCCTTATCACCGACCTTTCCATGCCGGGCGATAAATACGGCGACGGCATTACGCTTATTAAATACATTAAGCGTCATTTCCCGACTTTATCTATTATCGTGCTGACCATGAACAACAACCCGGCTATTCTGAGCGCCGTGTTGGATCTCGATATCGAAGGGATTGTTCTCAAGCAAGGCGCGCCGACCGATCTGCCGAAAGCGCTGGCCGCACTGCAAAAAGGCAAGAAGTTTACCCCGGAAAGCGTCTCCCGCCTGCTGGAGAAAATCAGCGCTGGCGGCTATGGCGATAAACGCCTGTCGCCGAAAGAGAGTGAAGTGCTGCGCCTGTTCGCAGAAGGTTTCCTGGTTACCGAAATCGCCAAGAAACTGAACCGCAGCATCAAGACCATCAGTAGCCAGAAGAAATCGGCGATGATGAAGCTCGGCGTGGATAACGATATCGCGCTGCTGAACTACCTCTCCTCTGTCAGCCTGACGCCTGCGGATAAAGAGTAA
- the rcsD gene encoding phosphotransferase RcsD, whose product MIPNKFSLMPGSITRFFLLLIVVLLVTMGVMVQSAVNAWLKDKSYQIVDITHALHKRVDTYRYATWQIYDNIGASAAGQNGEGLQETRLRQDVYYLEKPHRKTEALIFGSHDSSTLDMTQRISSYLDTLWGAESAPWSMYYLNGQDNSMILISTLPLKDLSSGFKENSINAIADSRRAEMLQQANALDERESFSPLRKLAWQNGHYFTLRTTFNQPGHLATVVAFDIPINDLIPPGMPLESFRLEPDSSQSALAGQDKEDPDSVNINFNSTRIEISSALTSTQLRLIWEVPFGTLLMETLQNILLPLLLNIGLLALALFGYTTFRHQPSRPVETATSSTNNAELQMLRALNEEILSVLPLGLLVHDQESSRTIMSNKIADHLLPHLNLQNITSMADQHQGIIQATVNNELYEIRLFRSQVVPRTQIFIIRDQDREILVNKKLKQAQRLYEKNQQGRSAFMQNIGAALKDPTTQLARQAALIEAPESQVLAEQAERIARLVDEIQLVNQLEADFWRPTPSDFTIQELIDEVVPEVLPVIKRKGLQLLINNQLSANEERHGDREALRKVLLMLLHYSVTTTQIGKITLEIMAEEGARERLLFRVLDTGEGISNSEIDNLHFPFLNDTSTDQFGKANGLTFYLCNQLARRLGGHLNIKARKELGTRYSLHVTMPVEPMETEESDERLLDDVIAMIDITSNEVRNVVVRQLEQWGASCITQDERLSSQEFDIFLTDNPSNLTANGLLLSDDEAGVRRIGPGQLRVNFNISHAMQEAVLQLIEEQLAQEDIPESPMGGDENAQLHASGYYALFVDTVPDDVQRLYTESSAGDFAALAQTAHRLKGVFAMLNLVPGKQLCETLEHLIREKDATAIEKYISDIDVYVKSLL is encoded by the coding sequence ATGATCCCCAATAAATTTTCCCTTATGCCGGGCAGCATTACCCGTTTCTTCTTATTACTGATCGTGGTGCTTCTGGTGACGATGGGCGTGATGGTGCAGAGCGCCGTTAACGCCTGGCTGAAGGATAAAAGCTATCAGATTGTCGACATTACCCACGCGCTGCATAAACGTGTGGATACCTACCGCTACGCCACCTGGCAGATTTACGACAATATCGGCGCGAGCGCTGCTGGTCAGAACGGCGAAGGGCTACAGGAAACGCGTCTGCGCCAGGATGTCTATTATCTCGAAAAACCGCACCGCAAAACCGAAGCGCTGATTTTCGGCTCTCACGACAGCTCGACGCTGGATATGACGCAGCGGATCTCAAGCTATCTCGATACGCTGTGGGGCGCGGAGAGCGCGCCCTGGTCGATGTATTACCTGAACGGCCAGGATAACAGCATGATCCTTATCTCGACGCTGCCGCTCAAAGATCTCTCCTCCGGCTTTAAAGAGAACTCGATTAACGCGATTGCCGATTCGCGTCGCGCCGAAATGCTCCAGCAGGCAAACGCCCTGGACGAGCGCGAAAGTTTCTCGCCGCTGCGCAAGCTCGCCTGGCAGAACGGCCACTATTTCACCCTGCGCACCACTTTTAACCAGCCGGGCCATCTCGCGACGGTAGTGGCGTTTGATATTCCGATTAACGATTTGATCCCGCCGGGAATGCCGCTGGAAAGCTTCCGCCTGGAGCCCGACAGCAGCCAGAGCGCCCTCGCAGGCCAGGATAAAGAAGACCCGGACAGCGTCAACATTAACTTTAACAGCACGCGCATTGAGATCTCCTCGGCGCTGACCAGCACCCAGTTGCGGCTTATCTGGGAAGTGCCGTTTGGCACGCTGTTGATGGAAACGCTGCAAAATATCCTGCTGCCGTTACTGTTGAATATCGGCCTGCTGGCGCTGGCGCTTTTTGGCTATACCACGTTCCGCCATCAGCCGAGCCGCCCGGTTGAGACCGCCACCAGCAGCACCAATAACGCCGAACTGCAAATGCTGCGCGCGCTGAATGAAGAGATCCTGAGCGTCCTGCCGCTGGGCCTGCTGGTACATGATCAGGAATCTAGCCGCACCATCATGAGCAATAAAATCGCCGATCACCTGCTGCCGCATCTGAATCTGCAAAACATCACCTCGATGGCGGATCAGCATCAGGGCATTATTCAGGCGACGGTGAACAACGAACTCTACGAGATCCGGCTTTTCCGCAGCCAGGTGGTGCCGCGCACGCAGATTTTTATTATCCGCGATCAGGATCGTGAAATTCTGGTGAACAAAAAACTCAAGCAGGCACAGCGCCTGTATGAGAAAAACCAGCAGGGGCGCTCCGCGTTTATGCAGAATATCGGCGCGGCGCTGAAAGACCCGACGACGCAGCTCGCCCGTCAGGCGGCGCTGATTGAAGCGCCGGAAAGCCAGGTGCTCGCCGAGCAGGCCGAACGTATCGCCCGTCTGGTGGATGAAATTCAGCTGGTGAATCAGCTGGAAGCCGATTTCTGGCGTCCGACGCCGAGCGATTTCACCATTCAGGAGCTGATAGACGAAGTCGTGCCGGAAGTGCTGCCGGTTATCAAACGTAAGGGCCTGCAGCTGCTTATCAATAACCAGCTCTCCGCCAATGAAGAGCGCCACGGCGACCGCGAGGCGCTGCGTAAAGTGCTGCTGATGCTGTTGCACTACTCTGTGACGACAACGCAGATTGGCAAAATCACGCTGGAGATCATGGCCGAAGAAGGCGCCCGTGAGCGTCTGCTGTTCCGCGTGCTGGATACGGGCGAAGGTATCAGCAACAGCGAAATCGATAATCTGCACTTCCCGTTCCTTAACGATACCTCCACCGATCAGTTCGGCAAGGCCAACGGGCTCACTTTCTATCTGTGCAACCAGCTGGCGCGCCGCCTCGGCGGGCATCTGAATATCAAAGCCCGCAAAGAGCTCGGCACGCGCTATTCGCTGCACGTGACGATGCCGGTGGAGCCAATGGAGACCGAAGAGAGCGACGAGCGTCTGCTGGATGACGTTATCGCAATGATTGATATTACGTCGAACGAAGTACGTAATGTGGTGGTGCGTCAGCTCGAACAGTGGGGCGCATCCTGTATCACGCAGGACGAAAGATTATCGAGTCAAGAGTTTGATATATTTTTAACGGATAATCCGTCTAATCTTACTGCCAACGGCCTGCTTTTAAGCGATGATGAGGCCGGCGTACGACGCATCGGACCGGGACAGCTGCGCGTCAACTTTAATATTAGTCACGCCATGCAGGAAGCAGTGCTACAACTAATTGAAGAGCAACTGGCTCAGGAAGATATTCCTGAATCCCCAATGGGCGGCGATGAAAATGCGCAGCTTCATGCCAGCGGCTATTATGCGCTGTTCGTCGATACGGTACCGGATGATGTTCAGAGATTGTATACTGAATCGTCCGCCGGCGATTTTGCTGCGCTGGCGCAGACCGCGCACCGCCTGAAGGGCGTGTTCGCGATGCTGAATCTGGTTCCCGGCAAACAGTTATGTGAAACACTGGAGCATCTTATTCGCGAGAAGGATGCCACAGCCATAGAAAAATATATCAGCGACATTGACGTTTACGTCAAGAGCCTGCTGTAG
- a CDS encoding porin OmpC: MKVKVLSLLVPALLVAGSVNAAEIYNKDGNKLDLFGKVDAEHYFSDDNSNDGDQTYMRIGFKGETQVNDQITGYGQWEYQIQGNTSESDNQSWTRVAFAGLKFGDAGSFDYGRNYGVIYDVTSWTDVLPEFGGDTYGADNFLQSRGNGIATYRNTDFFGLVDGLNFALQYQGKNGSVSGENDAAGGRSLLKQNGDGYGMSLTYDLGEGFSVGGAMASSKRTADQNSAGVYGEGDHAEVYSGGLKYDANNIYLAAQYSQTYNATRFGTSTGTADDRSDIYGFADKAQNFEVVAQYQFDFGLRPSVAYLQSRGKDIANKTTGASYGDQDILKYVDVGATYYFNKNMSTFVDYKINLLDDNAFTRAAGIGTDDVVAVGLVYQF, from the coding sequence ATGAAAGTTAAAGTTCTCTCCCTGCTGGTACCGGCACTGCTGGTTGCAGGCAGCGTAAACGCGGCAGAAATCTATAATAAAGACGGCAATAAATTAGATCTGTTCGGTAAAGTGGACGCTGAGCACTACTTCTCTGACGACAACAGCAATGATGGCGATCAGACCTACATGCGTATCGGCTTCAAAGGCGAAACCCAGGTAAATGATCAGATCACCGGTTACGGCCAGTGGGAATACCAGATCCAGGGCAACACCTCTGAAAGCGACAACCAGTCCTGGACCCGTGTGGCGTTCGCAGGTCTGAAATTCGGCGACGCAGGTTCTTTCGACTACGGCCGTAACTACGGCGTTATCTACGACGTGACCTCCTGGACCGACGTTCTGCCGGAATTCGGCGGCGACACCTACGGTGCTGACAACTTCCTGCAGTCTCGCGGCAACGGCATCGCGACTTACCGCAACACCGACTTCTTCGGTCTGGTTGACGGCCTGAACTTTGCCCTGCAATACCAGGGTAAAAACGGCAGCGTTTCCGGTGAGAACGACGCCGCTGGTGGTCGTAGCCTGCTGAAACAGAACGGCGACGGCTACGGCATGTCCCTGACCTACGATCTGGGCGAAGGCTTCAGCGTCGGTGGTGCGATGGCTTCTTCCAAACGTACCGCTGACCAGAACAGCGCAGGCGTTTATGGCGAAGGCGACCACGCGGAAGTTTACTCCGGCGGCCTGAAATACGACGCGAACAACATCTACCTGGCGGCGCAGTACTCCCAGACTTACAACGCGACCCGTTTCGGTACTTCTACTGGCACCGCTGATGACCGCAGCGACATCTACGGCTTCGCTGACAAAGCGCAGAACTTCGAAGTGGTTGCACAGTACCAGTTCGACTTCGGCCTGCGTCCGTCTGTGGCGTACCTGCAGTCCCGCGGTAAAGACATCGCTAACAAAACCACCGGCGCTTCTTACGGCGACCAGGACATCCTGAAATATGTTGACGTGGGCGCGACCTACTACTTCAACAAAAACATGTCCACCTTCGTTGATTACAAAATCAACCTGCTGGATGACAACGCGTTCACCCGCGCGGCTGGCATCGGTACCGATGACGTCGTAGCGGTAGGCCTGGTTTACCAGTTCTAA
- the apbE gene encoding FAD:protein FMN transferase ApbE, producing the protein MKLSGIRTALLAVALTVAGCDNAPTSSPQALVLEGKTMGTSWRVSLAGVDAARAQTLRDKIQARLDADDRLLSTWKDDSALMRFNHARTTAPWPVDEAMADIVTESLRVGAKTDNAMDITIGPLVNLWGFGPDKQPVKTPDQAQIDAARARTGLSRLKVINGAGQQWLQKDLPDLFVDLSTVGEGYAADHLARLMEEEGVSRYLVSVGGALASRGMNPGGRPWRVAIQKPTDRENAVQAVVDINGHGISTSGSYRNYYELDGKRLSHVIDPATGRPITHKLVSVTVISPTALEADAWDTGLMVLGPEKAKAVALREKLAVYFITREGDGFATWMSPQFKTFLEQSEN; encoded by the coding sequence GTGAAATTATCTGGTATACGCACCGCGCTGCTGGCCGTCGCTTTGACCGTCGCCGGATGCGACAACGCCCCGACATCCTCCCCGCAGGCGCTGGTGCTGGAAGGCAAAACGATGGGCACCTCCTGGCGCGTCAGTCTGGCGGGCGTGGATGCCGCGCGCGCGCAGACGCTGCGTGACAAAATTCAGGCGCGGCTTGATGCCGACGACCGGCTGCTGTCCACCTGGAAAGACGATTCGGCGCTGATGCGCTTTAACCACGCCCGCACCACCGCGCCCTGGCCGGTGGATGAAGCGATGGCGGATATTGTGACTGAATCGCTGCGCGTCGGCGCGAAAACCGATAACGCGATGGATATCACCATCGGGCCGCTGGTTAACCTCTGGGGGTTCGGGCCGGATAAACAGCCGGTGAAAACGCCGGATCAGGCGCAGATTGACGCCGCCCGCGCACGCACCGGGCTGTCGCGCCTTAAGGTCATTAACGGCGCCGGGCAGCAGTGGTTGCAAAAAGACCTGCCCGATCTCTTTGTTGACCTCTCGACCGTAGGGGAAGGTTACGCCGCCGATCATCTGGCGCGCCTGATGGAAGAAGAGGGCGTCAGCCGTTATCTGGTGTCGGTGGGCGGCGCGCTCGCCAGCCGTGGCATGAACCCCGGCGGCCGCCCATGGCGCGTGGCGATACAGAAGCCGACCGATCGGGAAAACGCCGTCCAGGCGGTGGTTGATATCAACGGCCACGGCATCAGCACGTCCGGCAGCTACCGCAACTATTATGAGCTCGACGGTAAGCGCCTTTCGCACGTCATCGATCCGGCGACCGGTCGGCCGATTACGCATAAGCTGGTCTCGGTCACGGTGATTTCGCCGACGGCGCTCGAAGCCGACGCCTGGGACACCGGCCTGATGGTGCTCGGCCCGGAAAAAGCGAAGGCCGTGGCGCTGCGCGAGAAGCTCGCAGTCTATTTCATCACCCGGGAGGGCGACGGCTTCGCCACCTGGATGTCGCCGCAGTTCAAAACCTTTCTTGAACAAAGCGAAAATTAA
- the ada gene encoding bifunctional DNA-binding transcriptional regulator/O6-methylguanine-DNA methyltransferase Ada, producing the protein MNVADFTSEHARWQAVENRDARADNAFVFAVVTTGIFCRPSCRARRPLRANVRFYPDAAAACAAGFRPCKRCQPAGLTPQAQKAQRIAAACRLMAQSETPLTLAALADSAAMSPFHFHREFKAVTGMTPKAWQNALRAQKLQTALREGMTVTDSLWEAGFSSGSALYREADRALGMSPRQYRRGGEQMTIRYAIAPCEAGLCLVAASDRGLCAVLLADDAAALEAELAAIFPHAQRLAPDAAFAAQVAQVTAWIDAPQGELALPLDLRGTAFQLRVWQALQAVPPGSTISYQQLAARTGNPQAVRAVASACAANKLAIVVPCHRVVRRDGALSGYRWGAARKARLLAREREQET; encoded by the coding sequence ATGAACGTAGCAGATTTTACCAGCGAGCACGCCCGCTGGCAGGCGGTGGAGAACCGCGACGCGCGTGCCGATAACGCCTTTGTCTTCGCCGTGGTGACGACGGGCATCTTTTGCCGGCCGTCGTGCCGCGCGCGCCGTCCGCTACGCGCCAACGTCCGCTTCTACCCGGATGCGGCGGCGGCCTGCGCGGCGGGCTTTCGTCCCTGTAAACGCTGCCAGCCCGCGGGGCTGACGCCGCAGGCGCAAAAAGCGCAGCGCATCGCCGCCGCGTGTCGCCTGATGGCGCAGAGCGAGACCCCGCTGACGCTGGCGGCGCTTGCCGACAGCGCCGCCATGAGCCCGTTTCATTTTCACCGCGAGTTTAAAGCCGTGACCGGCATGACGCCGAAAGCCTGGCAAAACGCCCTGCGGGCGCAAAAACTCCAGACAGCGCTCCGTGAAGGAATGACCGTTACCGATTCGCTCTGGGAGGCGGGGTTTTCGTCGGGTAGCGCCCTTTACCGTGAAGCCGACCGCGCGCTGGGCATGAGTCCACGCCAGTACCGGCGCGGCGGGGAACAGATGACGATTCGTTACGCCATCGCGCCCTGCGAGGCGGGGCTTTGTCTGGTGGCGGCAAGCGATCGCGGGCTGTGCGCCGTGTTGCTGGCGGATGACGCCGCCGCGCTTGAAGCCGAACTGGCGGCGATTTTCCCGCACGCGCAGCGTCTCGCGCCCGACGCGGCATTCGCCGCCCAGGTGGCGCAGGTGACAGCGTGGATAGACGCGCCGCAGGGCGAGCTGGCGCTGCCGCTTGATTTACGCGGCACCGCGTTTCAGCTGCGGGTCTGGCAGGCGTTGCAGGCCGTGCCGCCGGGCAGCACCATCAGCTACCAGCAACTGGCGGCACGCACCGGCAATCCGCAGGCGGTGCGTGCGGTCGCCAGCGCCTGTGCGGCCAATAAACTGGCGATAGTGGTGCCGTGTCACCGGGTGGTGCGCCGCGACGGCGCGCTCTCCGGCTACCGCTGGGGAGCGGCCCGCAAGGCGCGGCTGCTCGCCCGCGAACGTGAACAGGAGACCTGA
- the alkB gene encoding DNA oxidative demethylase AlkB gives MLDLFADAEPWEEPLADGAVVLRRFALASAPALMAGIEAVAARSPFRHMVTPGGYTMSVAMTNCGEVGWSTNLKGYLYAQVDPQTGAPWPAMPGAFRTLCDAAARAAGYPDFTPDACLINRYAPGAKLSLHQDKDEPDLRAPIVSVSLGLPAVFQFGGLKRNDPLKRLLLEHGDVVVWGGPSRLFYHGIQPLKPGQHPATGEYRYNLTFRQARK, from the coding sequence ATGCTCGATCTTTTTGCCGATGCCGAACCCTGGGAAGAACCGCTCGCCGACGGCGCGGTAGTGCTGCGCCGTTTCGCGCTCGCCAGCGCGCCCGCATTAATGGCGGGTATTGAGGCAGTGGCGGCCCGCTCGCCGTTTCGCCATATGGTGACGCCAGGCGGGTATACCATGTCCGTTGCAATGACCAATTGCGGCGAGGTGGGCTGGAGCACCAATCTTAAAGGCTATCTGTATGCGCAGGTGGATCCGCAAACCGGCGCGCCCTGGCCCGCGATGCCCGGCGCCTTTCGCACGTTGTGCGACGCTGCCGCGCGCGCCGCAGGGTATCCCGATTTCACGCCCGACGCCTGCCTGATTAACCGCTACGCGCCGGGCGCCAAATTGTCGCTGCATCAGGATAAAGACGAGCCGGATCTGCGTGCGCCGATTGTCTCTGTCTCCCTTGGGCTGCCCGCCGTGTTTCAGTTTGGCGGCCTGAAACGCAACGATCCGCTCAAACGCCTGCTGCTGGAGCATGGCGACGTGGTGGTCTGGGGCGGGCCGTCGCGGCTTTTCTATCATGGCATACAGCCGCTGAAGCCCGGTCAGCATCCGGCTACCGGGGAATATCGCTATAACCTCACGTTCCGCCAGGCGCGCAAATAA